One window of the Nothobranchius furzeri strain GRZ-AD chromosome 3, NfurGRZ-RIMD1, whole genome shotgun sequence genome contains the following:
- the drd5a gene encoding D(1B) dopamine receptor yields MENPAKYLSSVQGTDSVPAPLGEIMWNRTETETTSDGRKDMVGRTVTGCLLSLLILWTLLGNILVCSAVLRFRHLRTKVTNIFIVSLALSDLFVAVLVMPWKAVAEVAGYWPFGTFCNVWVAFDIMCSTASILNLCIISVDRYWAISSPFRYERKMTQRVAFVMISITWTLSLLISFIPVQLNWHKATADEMAVAHNSSKSRQIEENCDSSLSREYAISSSLISFYIPVAIMIVTYTRIYRIAQIQIRRIASLERAAEHAQSCRSKRIECQHHNTLKTSIKRETKVFKTLSVIMGVFVCCWLPFFVLNCMVPFCDRPVTDREAGLPCVSETTFDVFVWFGWANSSLNPIIYAFNAEFRKAFASLLGCRYFCSNTPVETVNISNELVSYNQDTLIHKEIVNAYVNMIPNVVECIEHEETFDRISQFSHNNENGTDSVCDLEDCEADISLDRMSPFTPNGLH; encoded by the coding sequence atggAGAACCCAGCCAAGTATCTCTCTTCGGTGCAGGGGACTGATTCTGTGCCGGCACCCCTCGGAGAGATCATGTGGAACAGGACCGAAACGGAGACGACAAGCGACGGGAGAAAGGATATGGTGGGGCGCACGGTGACGGGATGCCTCCTGTCCCTGCTTATTCTGTGGACACTGCTGGGGAACATCTTGGTCTGCTCCGCGGTGCTGCGCTTTCGGCACCTGCGGACCAAAGTAACCAACATTTTTATCGTCTCCCTGGCGCTGTCGGATTTATTCGTGGCTGTGCTGGTCATGCCATGGAAAGCTGTGGCTGAGGTGGCGGGATACTGGCCGTTTGGCACTTTTTGTAACGTCTGGGTTGCTTTTGACATCATGTGTTCCACTGCCTCCATCCTCAACCTCTGCATCATCAGCGTGGACAGATACTGGGCCATCTCCAGCCCCTTTCGCTATGAGAGGAAAATGACCCAGCGAGTTGCCTTTGTTATGATCAGCATCACTTGGACGTTGTCTCTGCTCATTTCATTCATACCGGTCCAGCTAAACTGGCACAAAGCCACCGCCGACGAAATGGCCGTGGCGCACAACTCCTCCAAAAGTCGTCAGATAGAAGAAAACTGTGACTCCAGCCTGAGCAGAGAGTACGCTATATCCTCCTCTTTAATAAGCTTCTACATCCCCGTGGCAATTATGATTGTAACATACACCAGGATATATCGGATTGCTCAAATACAGATCAGAAGGATAGCCTCCCTGGAAAGAGCGGCGGAGCACGCGCAAAGTTGCAGGAGCAAGAGAATAGAGTGCCAACACCACAACACATTGAAAACGTCAATTAAACGGGAAACCAAAGTGTTCAAAACCCTGTCGGTGATCATGGGGGTCTTTGTGTGTTGCTGGTTACCTTTCTTCGTTCTGAACTGCATGGTGCCGTTCTGCGACAGGCCCGTCACGGACCGGGAAGCGGGCCTGCCGTGCGTCAGCGAGACCACGTTTGACGTGTTCGTGTGGTTCGGCTGGGCCAACTCCTCCCTGAATCCCATAATTTACGCCTTCAACGCTGAGTTCAGGAAGGCCTTCGCAAGCCTTTTGGGCTGCCGCtacttctgctccaacacacctgtggAGACGGTCAACATCAGCAACGAGCTGGTCTCCTACAACCAGGACACCCTCATCCACAAGGAAATTGTGAACGCATATGTCAACATGATCCCCAACGTGGTTGAATGTATCGAGCATGAAGAGACTTTTGACAGGATCTCACAGTTTTCTCACAACAACGAGAATGGCACTGACTCGGTTTGTGACCTGGAGGACTGCGAGGCAGACATCAGCTTGGACAGGATGTCACCGTTCACACCTAACGGATTACACTGA